A single window of Nicotiana sylvestris chromosome 3, ASM39365v2, whole genome shotgun sequence DNA harbors:
- the LOC138887204 gene encoding uncharacterized protein, protein MGTPETENFSPNPASPLFIHSSHIPEIFLVLAPFSESGFGGSKRKMNIALSAKNKIAFVDGTCTRPTTSGPQQKICDRCNNMVISWYETANRAKNFELKCELAYTSQGALDIASYFNKLKRLWDELGVTCTNHAQRCVCAAKPGIQQEDEDNKLFQFLMGLNEVYVGVRINFLMMQPPPTLDSAYNILLNDEK, encoded by the exons ATGGGAACTCCTGAGACTGAGAATTTTTCTCCTAATCCCGCTAGTCCGTTGTTTATTCACTCCTCTCATATTCCCGAAATTTTTTTAGTTCTTGCTCCTTTTTCGGAAAGTGGATTTGGGGGTTCGAAGAGGAAGATGAATATTGCCCTCTCTGCTAAGAATAAAATAGCTTTCGTAGATGGTACATGTACCAGACCAACTACTAGTGGACCTCAACAGAAAATATGTGACAGATGCAATAATATGGTGATTTCCTG GTATGAGACTGCAAATAGGGCAAAGAATTTTGAGCTTAAGTGTGAACTAGCCTATACATCTCAAGGTGCTTTAGACATAGCTTCATATTTTAATAAACTGAAGAGGCTATGGGATGAATTAGGGGTAACCTGCACTAATCATGCACAAAGGTGTGTTTGTGCTGCTAAACCTGGTATTCAACAAGAGGATGAGGATAACAAGCTTTTCCAATTCCTAATGGGTTTAAATGAGGTATATGTGGGTGTTAGGATCAATTTTCTTATGATGCAGCCTCCTCCAACTCTTGATAGTGCTTATAACATTTTACTtaatgatgaaaaataa
- the LOC104220530 gene encoding uncharacterized protein translates to MDPEAAGQNRLTELHELEEFRYQAFESMRLYKERMKKMHDKHIVDRNFNPGDKVLLYNSRLRLFQGKLKSQWSGPFRVVQMFASGAIEIDSEDGTNKFSVNRQKLKHYLGIAEEKGDTVVINLKEPQYAKEE, encoded by the coding sequence ATGGATCCCGAAGCAGCTGGACAAAATCGGCTGACAGAGTTGCATGAGCTGGAAGAATTTAGATATCAAGCCTTTGAAAGCATGAGGCtctacaaggaaagaatgaagaagaTGCATGACAAGCACATTGTGGACAGAAATTTTAACCCCGGTGACAAGGTATTATTGTATAATTCAAGGTTGAGATTGTTTCAGGGTAAGTTAAAGTCCCAATGGTCAGGGCCATTTAGAGTGGTACAAATGTTTGCAAGTGGAGCTATTGAGATCGATTCAGAAGATGGGACGAACAAGTTCTCAGTAAATAGGCAAAAgttgaaacattaccttggaataGCTGAAGAAAAAGGGGATACAGTGGTGATCAATTTGAAAGAACCCCAGTACGCGAAGGAGGAGTGA